The Alphaproteobacteria bacterium genome contains a region encoding:
- a CDS encoding relaxase/mobilization nuclease domain-containing protein, translating to MIIKGKSRGRALELARHLLRTDSNETVRLFECRGTVARDVEGALREMEAHGLTAHSARPLYHASISPEAHLPLNDAQIRIAADTLEARLGLVRQPRLIVLHRKKGREHLHVVWSRIDTACGRAIADSWNYRMHEEAARELEAAFGHPAVPGIHTSQRRRRKRSRTHKEYEYRQAERSGRPTARIAAELTALWKASADARSFRKKLEEEGYTLARGDRRVFVVIDRDGNAHSLSRRLGLRADELRDRLRPLHMNGVPSVAEVRTARRDRSRHAATHVAYRASAQEMTHPASHTVASRRGVRTDHRRGPLRLPAQQIAWINTAIHRSAPIRRQAARRFPMRNARYHSARAIIIAAFASKFADAFRHARGNELDALLARLMAEREAALRKLADDCRATGQRPAPWRGRRGRMLRRRDIRRRRRFLVHLKHIGR from the coding sequence ATGATCATCAAGGGCAAATCGCGAGGCAGGGCGCTTGAACTGGCCCGGCATCTCCTGCGCACGGACAGCAACGAGACCGTGCGGCTGTTTGAGTGCCGGGGCACCGTGGCGCGTGACGTGGAGGGCGCGTTGCGCGAGATGGAGGCGCATGGCCTGACCGCGCATTCCGCCAGGCCGCTCTACCACGCCTCGATCAGCCCCGAGGCACACCTGCCGCTCAACGATGCCCAAATCCGCATCGCCGCCGACACGCTGGAGGCCAGGCTTGGTCTTGTGCGCCAGCCGCGCCTCATCGTGCTTCACCGCAAGAAGGGCCGCGAGCATCTGCACGTCGTCTGGTCGCGCATCGATACCGCCTGCGGGCGCGCCATCGCGGATTCCTGGAATTACCGCATGCACGAGGAAGCCGCGCGCGAGCTGGAAGCCGCCTTTGGCCACCCGGCGGTGCCTGGCATCCACACATCGCAGCGCCGCCGCCGAAAGCGGAGCCGCACGCACAAAGAGTATGAGTACCGCCAGGCCGAGCGGTCGGGCCGGCCAACCGCGAGGATCGCAGCGGAATTGACCGCGCTATGGAAGGCGTCAGCGGATGCGCGGAGCTTTCGCAAAAAGCTCGAGGAGGAAGGTTACACCCTCGCGCGCGGAGACCGGCGCGTGTTCGTGGTGATTGATCGCGACGGCAACGCGCATTCGCTTAGCCGCCGTCTCGGCCTGCGCGCCGACGAGTTACGGGACCGGCTGCGTCCGCTGCATATGAATGGCGTGCCTTCGGTCGCGGAGGTCCGTACCGCGCGGCGAGACCGGTCCCGTCATGCCGCGACCCATGTGGCGTACCGAGCCTCCGCCCAGGAAATGACCCATCCCGCGTCGCACACCGTTGCGTCCCGGCGCGGCGTGCGTACCGATCACCGACGCGGGCCTTTGAGGCTTCCCGCGCAGCAGATCGCATGGATCAACACCGCGATCCATCGATCAGCGCCGATCCGGCGTCAGGCCGCGCGCCGCTTCCCGATGCGCAACGCGCGTTACCATTCCGCGCGCGCAATCATCATCGCCGCGTTCGCGTCCAAATTCGCGGATGCGTTTCGTCACGCCAGAGGGAACGAGCTGGACGCGTTGCTGGCACGGTTGATGGCGGAGCGCGAGGCGGCGTTGCGAAAGCTCGCGGACGATTGCCGGGCGACAGGGCAGCGGCCTGCGCCATGGCGCGGGCGTAGGGGTCGCATGCTCCGGCGTCGTGACATTCGCAGGCGGCGCCGCTTCCTCGTGCATCTCAAACACATCGGTCGTTAA
- a CDS encoding MobA/MobL family protein, producing the protein MAIFSLNHTPVGRTTHAPGSASLYARYITRSEACNVILGERMPIDGKLNAWLDAEEKGDRKNARVIDKVIVALPLELTRDQNIELLQAFGERMTEGRASWMAAIHDGPADANNPHAHMIFRDRDIATGRRVMLTSQPGSTQRFRDAWEQETNIALERAGREERVDKRSLADQGIAREPQIHVGAGAMALAEKNHEFRSAEKEISRLIDGAPSIVTVNYPVIDEGKTRFEENEERKARNREREEEQQRGLASNGPTRPEDARHHLMHAANNAAARAEELYRRRFRQPLEALADDGDPITAIVREHLEERKAAKKPFWEIDDEGLRDRPTEYSNHPQARGFPARPPRTPPRRGPYPGGPGRITYDPVPPKIEKGEGDAPERQPRRGASNLLAGAGLALVGRIAESLEGLFGGRTGQEIERDEGIMAEERTVQQKAQQHVAEKQTREAQEAEHLRKAWLDHYLAQRDRERHHDRGR; encoded by the coding sequence ATGGCGATCTTCAGCCTGAATCACACACCCGTTGGCCGGACGACGCATGCGCCCGGCTCGGCAAGCCTCTATGCGCGCTACATTACGAGGTCAGAAGCCTGCAACGTCATCCTCGGCGAGCGCATGCCGATCGATGGCAAGCTCAATGCCTGGCTGGACGCTGAAGAGAAAGGTGACCGCAAGAACGCGCGCGTCATCGACAAGGTGATCGTCGCGCTTCCCCTGGAGCTGACCCGCGATCAGAACATCGAACTCCTGCAAGCGTTCGGCGAGCGCATGACGGAAGGCCGCGCGTCCTGGATGGCCGCCATTCATGATGGGCCAGCGGATGCCAACAATCCGCATGCCCACATGATCTTCCGCGACCGCGACATCGCGACCGGCCGGCGGGTGATGCTGACCTCTCAGCCCGGCAGCACGCAGCGTTTCCGCGACGCCTGGGAGCAGGAGACCAATATTGCGCTTGAGCGTGCCGGCCGCGAAGAGCGCGTCGACAAGCGCAGCCTTGCCGACCAGGGCATCGCGCGCGAACCGCAGATCCATGTCGGCGCGGGGGCGATGGCGCTTGCCGAAAAGAACCACGAATTCCGCAGCGCCGAAAAGGAAATCTCCCGCCTTATCGACGGTGCGCCCTCGATCGTGACGGTGAATTATCCCGTCATCGACGAGGGCAAGACGCGCTTCGAGGAGAACGAGGAGCGCAAGGCCCGCAACCGCGAGCGCGAGGAAGAGCAGCAGCGCGGCCTGGCTTCAAACGGCCCGACCCGGCCCGAAGACGCGCGGCACCATCTCATGCACGCCGCCAACAACGCGGCGGCGCGCGCCGAAGAACTTTACCGGCGCCGCTTCCGGCAGCCGTTGGAGGCGCTCGCCGACGATGGCGACCCGATCACCGCGATTGTCCGCGAGCATTTGGAAGAACGAAAAGCCGCGAAGAAGCCGTTCTGGGAAATCGACGACGAAGGGTTGCGGGACCGCCCGACCGAATACAGCAACCACCCGCAGGCGCGTGGCTTCCCCGCTCGTCCTCCCCGGACGCCGCCACGGCGCGGACCCTATCCCGGCGGACCGGGCAGGATCACCTATGATCCGGTCCCGCCGAAGATTGAAAAGGGCGAGGGAGACGCGCCCGAGCGCCAGCCGCGACGCGGTGCTTCGAACCTGCTGGCCGGCGCGGGCCTCGCGCTCGTCGGGCGCATCGCGGAATCACTGGAGGGGCTGTTCGGAGGACGGACAGGCCAGGAAATAGAGAGAGACGAGGGCATCATGGCCGAAGAACGAACTGTTCAGCAGAAAGCGCAGCAGCACGTCGCGGAGAAACAAACCCGCGAAGCACAGGAAGCCGAGCATTTGCGCAAAGCGTGGCTGGATCATTATCTGGCGCAGCGCGATCGCGAGCGGCATCATGATCGAGGACGGTAA
- a CDS encoding ion channel: MRLPILLVLLILPYFGFTMVIALLCSAVGTFLSSILGWPDLRVYEAIKILFAVSAILLWVHYFIVALRYFRAAVRLEMTILGVAQLVFVTIIIFAAAHYYVALLSDTEPNSPVYSNLPQPMPEEGWADQSDLIKRLFFFPPMETIVNFIYFSTVTTATVGYGDIAPVTMLARVLTIAQIWISFLLVAVVLGWVIGNRDTLDTVGDKSASNNGAGPAKE; encoded by the coding sequence ATGAGACTTCCAATCTTGCTAGTGCTGCTGATCTTGCCGTACTTCGGGTTCACGATGGTCATTGCTTTGCTTTGCAGCGCGGTCGGGACGTTTCTGAGTTCGATTTTAGGGTGGCCCGATCTTCGCGTTTATGAGGCTATAAAAATCTTGTTCGCAGTGTCCGCGATTTTGCTTTGGGTACATTACTTCATAGTGGCGCTTCGGTATTTTCGCGCTGCCGTTCGTTTGGAGATGACGATCCTGGGGGTTGCGCAGCTTGTCTTCGTAACGATCATTATCTTCGCGGCCGCGCATTATTATGTAGCGCTCCTTTCCGATACAGAGCCAAATTCCCCAGTATACAGCAACCTGCCGCAACCAATGCCGGAAGAAGGATGGGCCGACCAGAGCGATTTAATCAAAAGACTTTTCTTCTTCCCTCCGATGGAAACGATCGTGAATTTTATCTACTTCAGCACGGTCACGACTGCCACGGTTGGTTACGGTGATATCGCGCCAGTAACAATGCTGGCCCGCGTGCTGACCATCGCGCAAATCTGGATATCTTTTCTGCTTGTTGCTGTCGTTTTGGGATGGGTCATTGGCAACCGAGACACACTCGATACTGTCGGTGACAAATCAGCAAGCAACAATGGCGCCGGCCCCGCTAAGGAATGA
- a CDS encoding DUF2958 domain-containing protein, which translates to MSLITNEQREQLLKQGKFNTFRRDRGEFEIDFKPVVKLFCPWGGGTWLLSELDPDDPDIAFGLCDLGFGFPELGSVSIEELESVTGPFGLTIERDLHFIAVKSLGEYAEEARAFERIVS; encoded by the coding sequence ATGTCTTTAATCACCAACGAACAACGCGAGCAGCTTCTGAAACAGGGAAAATTCAATACCTTCCGCCGGGATCGCGGCGAGTTTGAAATCGACTTCAAGCCCGTCGTGAAGCTTTTCTGCCCATGGGGCGGCGGCACGTGGCTGTTGAGCGAACTCGATCCCGACGATCCGGATATCGCTTTCGGCCTCTGCGATCTCGGCTTCGGCTTTCCCGAACTCGGAAGCGTGAGTATCGAAGAACTCGAAAGCGTCACCGGCCCGTTCGGCCTCACCATCGAGCGCGATCTGCATTTCATCGCAGTCAAATCGCTCGGGGAATATGCCGAGGAAGCCCGCGCCTTCGAACGCATCGTCAGTTGA